A stretch of DNA from Acidobacteriota bacterium:
CGATGACCGTCAGGCCAAAGCGCCGGACCCACAGGTCGAGCGCGCGCTCGAGGTCGGCCACGCCGACGGTGATGTGCGAGGCCGCCTCGCCGATCACCACGGGCGAGTCCGCCGCGTGCAGCATGGCGATAGCCGTCAGCGCCACCAGGACCGCCGCCGTGGACGCGGCGCAGTGCCCCGCGCCCGCGTGGGGCGCCATCTGGGGCGGGCGGACGGGGGAGCGGCCGGTCACGCGCGAGGCGCCGCCAGCGCCTCGTCCTCGCGAACGCCGATCGGATCCGCGGGGAGCAGGAGAAAGAACATGCCTGAGACGAAGATCGGCAGGATGCCGCAGATGGTGTACGCGAGCGGCCAGCCGAGATGCGCCACCGCGTACGACAGCGCGAGCGGGCCGCTCGCCACGCCGAGATTCACCGCGAGCGAGCCGGAGAAGGTCACACCGGTGGCGCGCAGGCGGGCGGGAAAATTCTCGGCGATGAAGGTGAATTTCACCGCCGTGGTCCCGTAGAAGAAGACCGTCATCAGGCAGAAGGCCACCGCGGTCGCCGCCCACGACTCGGTCCACCAGATGAGCGCCGCGAACGCCACCGACCCGAGCCACGCCCAGACGATGATCGTGTTGCGGCGCTTCATCACGAACTCGCCGACGATCGCCGCGAGCACGTAGCCGATGGCCCCGATCCCGTACGACCAGCCGACCAGCCACACGGAATCGGCCGGAGCCCACCCGCGGTATTCCTGGAAGTACGCAGTCAGGAGGATCGTGGACCCGTACGCGAACACGTGGAAGTACTCGCCGAGAAACAGCACGACGGTGCGGAAGCGCATGTCGGGCGCGAACAGGTCGCGCATCGACGGCTGGACCGCGACGCCGCCGCCCTCCACCGCCGCGCTGCGCGCCGCCTTCGCCGCCTCGAACGCCGGCGTCTCCCGCAGGTACCGCCGAATCACCCAGAGGTACGGCACGCTGAGCAGGCTGACGAAGAACACCTGCCGCCAGCTCCAGCGGACCATCACGAACACGGCCAGCTGCGAGGCGAGGAACCACCCGATCGGATAGCCGATCTGCAGGATGCCGGTCAGCAGGCCGCGGTACCGCGGCGGCGACTCCTCGACGACGATCGTGCCGACGACGGGCGACATGATGCCGCCCATCGCGAAGCCGGTCGTGCGCAGCACCACCATCGACCAGGTGCTGCGCGCCCAGTACATGGCCGTGACGAAGAGCGATCCGACCAGCA
This window harbors:
- a CDS encoding MFS transporter, with the protein product MSEANPIRMPAAATAVPSHPPAAEGLWSAVRGYPARAFLICLAGVSLENMDQALFAFVLPQISKELGWSVIERGWYIAVTYSLAGLGIASLGVLTDRAGRKAVFSTSMLVGSLFVTAMYWARSTWSMVVLRTTGFAMGGIMSPVVGTIVVEESPPRYRGLLTGILQIGYPIGWFLASQLAVFVMVRWSWRQVFFVSLLSVPYLWVIRRYLRETPAFEAAKAARSAAVEGGGVAVQPSMRDLFAPDMRFRTVVLFLGEYFHVFAYGSTILLTAYFQEYRGWAPADSVWLVGWSYGIGAIGYVLAAIVGEFVMKRRNTIIVWAWLGSVAFAALIWWTESWAATAVAFCLMTVFFYGTTAVKFTFIAENFPARLRATGVTFSGSLAVNLGVASGPLALSYAVAHLGWPLAYTICGILPIFVSGMFFLLLPADPIGVREDEALAAPRA